One window from the genome of Dioscorea cayenensis subsp. rotundata cultivar TDr96_F1 chromosome 3, TDr96_F1_v2_PseudoChromosome.rev07_lg8_w22 25.fasta, whole genome shotgun sequence encodes:
- the LOC120257375 gene encoding LOW QUALITY PROTEIN: probable RNA-dependent RNA polymerase 2 (The sequence of the model RefSeq protein was modified relative to this genomic sequence to represent the inferred CDS: substituted 1 base at 1 genomic stop codon) — protein sequence MALPRRSTVRVSNIPPTAVAGELFDYFDAVVGSVYACEIATARKNWKPRGFGRVQFDSFLAADRAHLLSTEDRLPLFQRARLSVLPSLDDIVVRAVDEGNRIDDAEVFVGNLIAERTMEVLESWDMVRVEVIPERKKVLVFLEDGSRLYKLEIMFGDLLRCCGCFLGGKGKGSEQDSILLQLNYAPRIFERISGSGLTLKCSGDRYRVCKEDFPFVWARTTDFSSTSSFGRSCYLCVRIKDGLSSAEILKSLPYVEELGYLSLTRHELSWSSSLLVPIIGIPQNKTVDYEVIFQLNSLLHMQKISVGQLNGDLFDALSGLPLDLAAKILKKMHKLNSTCFEPVQFIQSQVASIHKGQKTSQFDKSTFNENLMSCHRALITPSKIYFLGPEVETSNYVVKYFSAHASNFLRVSFVEDDWSKLPADALXQILSVVYSRKPYRTNIYERILSILKNGIILGSKKFEFLAFSASQLRSNSVWMFASSEDVTAKSIREWMGHFDEIPTVSKCAARMGQLFSSSMQSFNVPSQDVQSIQDIEVVTDGVKYCFSDGIGKISLAFARQVARKCGMSDTPSAFQIRYGGYKGVVTVDRTSFRKLSLRQSMKKFDSSNTMLNITNCSDYLPCYLNREIICLLSTLGIEDEIFELMQQAEIRLLDQMLVESEAALTVLDRLNGFETKTTKTMLMHGYAPNSEPYISMMLRACRDYQLSDIRSRCRIFVPKGRLLIGCLDETATLNYGEVYLRITMKGNEKQQATGHTFFDKADQTTAVLIGKVVVTKNPCLHPGDVRVLQAIYEPGLDEMGLVDCLVFPQKGPRPHPNECSGGDLDGDLYFVCWDENLIPQKTDEPMDYTGRKPRFLDHAVTEEEIQNFFVDYMVNDTLGTISTTHLVYADKEPRKARSPKCLQLANLHSMAVDYAKTGAPAEMPRILKPKEFPDFMDRWDRPMYMSSGILGKLYRATLRKTDVERSEDTCFGVPVQSMYDSDLEVDGFEAFIEVAEEFRDLFSEKLSSLMTYYGAEYEDEILTGYLRNRSAYLQRDKRRYGEMRDRILLNVRNLQTEVKGWFDSSGSGSGSDTTKMASACYHVTYHPNYYSASNFLSFPWIFSDVLLSVKSSKKLCR from the exons ATGGCCTTGCCCCGCCGGTCGACGGTGAGGGTTTCCAACATCCCGCCAACAGCCGTCGCCGGTGAGCTCTTCGACTACTTCGACGCCGTCGTCGGCTCCGTCTACGCCTGCGAGATCGCCACCGCCCGCAAGAACTGGAAACCCCGTGGCTTTGGCCGCGTCCAATTCGACTCCTTCCTCGCCGCCGATCGCGCCCATCTCCTCTCCACCGAGGATCGCCTCCCCTTGTTCCAGCGAGCGCGCCTATCGGTTCTCCCCTCCCTTGATGACATCGTCGTCCGCGCCGTCGATGAGGGGAACCGCATTGATGATGCTGAGGTCTTTGTGGGGAATTTGATTGCGGAGAGGACGATGGAGGTGTTGGAGTCTTGGGATATGGTGAGAGTGGAGGTGATCCCGGAGAGGAAGAAGGTGTTGGTGTTCTTGGAGGATGGTTCTCGGTTGTATAAGCTGGAGATCATGTTTGGGGATTTATTGAGGTGCTGTGGCTGTTTTTTGGGAGGAAAAGGTAAGGGAAGCGAACAAGATTCCATCTTGTTGCAG CTAAATTATGCACCAAGGATTTTTGAGAGAATTTCTGGGTCGGGATTGACTTTGAAGTGTAGCGGTGATCGGTATCGTGTCTGTAAAGAAGATTTTCCATTTGTATGGGCTCGTACAACAGACTTTTCATCAACCAGCTCTTTTGGGAGATCATGTTATTTATGTGTGAGGATTAAAGATGGATTATCTTCTGCAGAAATTCTCAAGAGCTTACCTTATGTAGAAGAACTGGGATATCTGTCATTAACTAGGCATGAACTGTCGTGGTCTTCATCTCTACTGGTTCCCATCATTGGTATCCCACAAAATAAGACAGTTGACTATGAAGTCATTTTTCAGCTTAATTCTTTGCTTCACATGCAGAAAATTTCTGTTGGACAATTAAACGGTGACCTCTTTGATGCTCTAAGTGGATTACCTCTGGATTTAGCAGCTAAGATCCTTAAGAAGATGCATAAGTTAAACTCGACATGCTTTGAGCCTGTACAATTTATCCAGAGCCAAGTTGCTAGCATCCACAAAGGTCAGAAGACTTCACAATTTGACAAAAGTACCTTTAATGAAAACTTAATGAGTTGTCATAGAGCTCTTATCACCccatcaaaaatttattttctggGTCCTGAAGTTGAAACATCAAATTATGTGGTAAAATATTTTTCTGCACATGCTTCTAACTTCCTTAGAGTTTCATTTGTTGAGGATGATTGGAGCAAGCTTCCGGCTGATGCCCTTTGACAAATATTGAGCGTGGTGTATTCTCGAAAACCATACAGAACTAACATATATGAACGAATTTTATCTATTCTAAAAAATGGGATTATCCTGGGGTcaaagaagtttgaatttttggCATTCTCTGCAAGTCAGCTTCGTTCCAATTCTGTTTGGATGTTTGCTTCCAGTGAAGATGTGACTGCAAAAAGTATCAGAGAGTGGATGGGCCATTTCGATGAAATTCCTACTGTGTCCAAGTGTGCTGCAAGAATGGGTCAATTATTCAGCTCTTCTATGCAGAGTTTCAATGTTCCATCACAGGATGTGCAAAGTATTCAAGATATTGAAGTTGTTACTGATGGGGTTAAGTATTGCTTCTCAGATGGTATTGGAAAAATTTCTCTGGCTTTTGCCAGGCAAGTTGCTCGGAAGTGTGGAATGAGTGATACTCCTTCAGCTTTCCAAATTAGGTATGGTGGTTATAAAGGAGTTGTAACTGTTGATCGTACTTCCTTTCGGAAGCTTTCATTGCGTCAAAGTATGAAAAAGTTTGATTCAAGTAATACAATGCTTAACATCACCAATTGTAGTGACTATTTGCCATGTTATCTGAATCGTGAAATAATTTGCCTCTTGTCTACCCTGGGAATTGAGGATGAAATCTTTGAGCTGATGCAGCAAGCTGAAATTCGTCTTTTAGATCAAATGCTAGTAGAGAGTGAAGCTGCTTTGACAGTTTTGGACAGATTGAACGGCTTTGAAACTAAGACCACTAAAACAATGCTAATGCATGGTTATGCACCCAATTCAGAACCTTATATTTCAATGATGCTCAGGGCTTGCCGTGACTATCAGTTGTCTGACATAAGAAGTAGATGCAGGATCTTTGTTCCAAAAGGCCGACTTTTAATTGGTTGTTTGGATGAAACAGCCACTTTAAACTATGGTGAAGTGTATCTCAGGATAACCATGAAAGGCAATGAAAAACAACAAGCTACTGGTCATACTTTCTTTGACAAGGCAGACCAAACAACTGCTGTACTAATTGGAAAGGTGGTTGTCACAAAAAATCCATGTTTGCACCCTGGCGATGTTAGAGTTCTTCAAGCTATCTATGAACCTGGACTGGATGAGATGGGTTTGGTTGATTGCTTAGTTTTCCCTCAGAAAGGACCAAG GCCGCATCCAAATGAATGCTCGGGTGGAGACTTAGATGGTGACCTGTATTTTGTATGTTGGGATGAAAATCTTATCCCACAGAAAACTGATGAACCAATGGACTATACTGGACGAAAGCCGCGATTTCTGGACCATGCAGTTACAGAAGAG gaaattcaaaatttttttgttgattacATGGTTAATGATACACTTGGTACCATTTCAACGACGCATTTGGTTTATGCTGACAAAGAACCACGCAAAGCCCGAAGCCCTAAGTGCCTTCAGCTTGCGAATCTCCATTCCATGGCTGTTGATTATGCAAAAACAGGAGCACCAGCTGAAATGCCAAGAATATTAAAACCAAAGGAATTCCCAGATTTCATGGATAGATGGGACAGGCCAATGTACATGTCGAGCGGAATTCTTGGTAAGCTTTATAGAGCTACCTTAAGAAAGACCGACGTTGAGAGATCTGAAGACACTTGCTTTGGAGTACCTGTGCAGTCCATGTATGATAGTGACCTCGAAGTCGATGGTTTTGAGGCCTTCATTGAAGTTGCAGAAGAATTTCGGGATTTATTCTCTGAGAAACTTAGCTCATTGATGACTTACTATGGTGCAGAGTATGAGGATGAGATACTGACTGGTTATTTGAGGAATCGATCAGCTTATCTGCAGAGGGATAAGAGGAGATATGGAGAAATGAGAGACCGGATTTTGCTCAATGTCAGAAACTTGCAGACGGAGGTGAAAGGTTGGTTTGATAGTAGCGGCAGCGGCAGCGGCAGTGACACGACCAAAATGGCATCGGCTTGCTATCATGTTACATACCACCCGAACTATTATTCAGCTTCTAATTTCCTGAGTTTTCCGTGGATTTTTAGCGATGTTCTGTTAAGTGTAAAATCATCGAAAAAGCTTTGTAGGTGA